From the Pseudomonas sp. VD-NE ins genome, the window CCCCTTACCGGCAAAACCCAGGCCCTAACATTAGCTCATTGCAGCCAGTGCACAGGGCTCTCCAGCAGATTACACAAAGTCGCCGAGGCTGCGAGAAAGGAATGATGGCATTTTGACCTTTGTCACAGACTCTTACGCCATCAAGACATCTTTGCCGCAGGCGCTTAGTATCGGGCGACACGTTCAAGGAATCGGCAAATGACAATCGAATGGGTCTGCAAACATCACAGTGATCTGGGCAAGGAGCAGCTGTACGCGCTGTTGAAACTGCGCTCGGACGTGTTCGTGGTCGAACAGAAATGCGCCTATCCGGACCTCGACGGTCAGGATCTGGAAGGCGATACCTATCACCTGATGGGTTGGGAAGATGACCAGTTGATGGCGTATCTGCGCCTGCTGGATCCGGAATCCCAGGGCGGAGACGTAGTGATCGGCCGCGTGATTACCGCACCACAGGGACGCGGCAAAGGGCTGGGTCACGAGATGATGGAGCAGGCGCTGAAGCAGGCCGAGAAGCATTGGCCGCAAGTGCCTATCTATCTGTCGGCGCAGGCGCATTTGCAGGGGTATTACGGCAAGTACGGGTTTGTTGTGGCGGGTGAGGAGTATCTGGAGGATGACATTCCACATATCGGGATGCGTCGTGCCTGAAGAGCCCTCACCCTAGCCCTCTCCCAGTGGGAGAGGGGACTGACCGTGGTGTCTGAAGCCAGACGCCGACCTGAAAAACAGTGTCGATTATGGATTCACAGCAGCACTTTCAGGTCGGCGTACCTCTCCAATATCCCCCAATCAGTCCCCTCTCCCTCTGGGCGGTCCGACGTTTCGGGAGGGCTAGGGTGAGGGGCTCTTCAGGGATACTCAAGCACAGCCTTGATCTGCCGCAAATTCCTCTCGATCCACCCGCGATCAATCGCCCCCCACTCGCGAATCCGATAGCGCCCCGCATGATTACGTGCGCCCTCTTCCTGCTCGAATTCACAAACGATATCCAGATCCGCCAACGCGGCAATCGTGTCCTGCGCCGTGCGCCGGGGCATGCCGGTCACTTCGGTCAGCGTCGGCACACTCGGGGCCAGACCGCTGTCGATCAGGTACGCCACATACAAGCGGCGGTAGAAACTGCTTTTGGTCTTGCTGACGTCCATCCCCACCTTCCCGGTTGCGTACGGTTAAGCCTGCATATCGCGCCACGTCAGGTACACGCGCAGGTCAAACTCGACCTGGTGATACCCCGGCAGCATGTGCTCGCACAATTTATAGAACGCCTTGTTGTGATCAGATTCCTTGAAATGCGCCAGTTCATGCACGACGATCATTTTCAGAAAGTCCGGCGCGGCATCCTTGAACAACGAGGCGATACGAATCTCTTTCTTGGCCTTGAGCTTGCCGCCCTGCACCCGTGAAACCGTGGTGTGCAGACCCAGTGCACGGTGCGTCAGGTCGAGGCGGTTGTCGAACAGCACCTTGTCGATGGCCGGGGCGTTGCGCAGGTATTCCTGCTTCAGGTCCAGCGCGTAGCTGTACAGCGCTTTGTCGCTCTGCACATCGTGCCGCCCCGAATAGCGTTGATTCAGGTATTCACCCAGCCGCCCTTCGGCGATCAGTTGGCGCACCTGATCCTGCAATTGCGCGGGGTAGGCCTGGAGGTACTTCAACACAGTCATGGACGGGCGACACGGTTCGAAAAAGGTGCGCCAGTGTAGCGAATTCAACCGGGCAGCGCGCTCCAGTCAAACGGTTCGGCGAAGCTGACCGCGTCCTCGGCGATCAATGGCCGCGCAACGAGGAAGCCTTGCACGTACTCGCAGCCGTGAGCTTGCAGCCATTGGTATTGCTCAATGGTTTCGACACCTTCGGCAATCACCAGCAAGCCGTATTGTTTGCACAGACTGATCACCGTACTGACCAGCGAGGCGTCGCGTTTGGAGTCCGGCAATCGCGCAATGAGATGGCGATCCAGCTTGAGGGTATCCAGCTCCAGATCGCGCAAATGTGCCAGCGAGCAGGGCCCGGAGCCAAAGTCATCCAACGCCACGCGCACGCCCAGATTGCGCAGCAAACGCAGCTGTTTGCGGGTTTCGTCGGGGTTTTGCATCAACGCTTCTTCGGTGACCTCGACCTCCAGTTGCCGAGGCTGCAAGGCGTGCCGCTCCATGACCTGGCGCAACTCGGTGACCAGATTCGGCAGGCTGAACTGGGTGTTGCTCAAACTCACGCCGAGCACCAGGTCTTCGGCAAACAGGGTTTCCCAGGCTTTGCGCTGCCCGGCACCGCGATGATAAATCCAGCTGCCGAGGCGACTGATCAGCCGCGCCTCTTCCAGCAGCGGCAGAAACAATCCCGGCGGCACATCGCCAACGCTCGGATGCTGCCAGCGCAGCAAGGCTTCAAAACCGCGAATCTGGCCGCTGTCGATGGCCACTTGCGGCTGATACACCAAGTTGAAATCGCGATTCTCGATGGCGGCACGCACGCTCTCTTCAAGCATCAACCGCGAGCGCGCCCGGCCATTCATTTCATGATCGTAGAAACGATACTGCTGGCGCCCGGCGCGCTTGGCTTCGTACATAGCGATGTCGGAGGCGCGCAGCAATCCGTCGAGATTCGAGCCGCAGTCCGGATAGGTGGCGATGCCGATGCTGGCGCCGAGGGCGATGTCCAACCCTTCGATCTGCTGACAGATCGACACCCGCTCGATGAGTTTTTCGGCAATCTTCGCCGCTTGCTCGGGAAACTCCAGATCCAGCAGCGCGGTAAATTCATCACCACCCATGCGCGCAAGAATGTCGAACGGCCGCAGACAGGC encodes:
- a CDS encoding helix-turn-helix domain-containing protein translates to MDVSKTKSSFYRRLYVAYLIDSGLAPSVPTLTEVTGMPRRTAQDTIAALADLDIVCEFEQEEGARNHAGRYRIREWGAIDRGWIERNLRQIKAVLEYP
- a CDS encoding M48 family metallopeptidase translates to MTVLKYLQAYPAQLQDQVRQLIAEGRLGEYLNQRYSGRHDVQSDKALYSYALDLKQEYLRNAPAIDKVLFDNRLDLTHRALGLHTTVSRVQGGKLKAKKEIRIASLFKDAAPDFLKMIVVHELAHFKESDHNKAFYKLCEHMLPGYHQVEFDLRVYLTWRDMQA
- a CDS encoding EAL domain-containing protein, which produces MECAQPPPGEGSSVLLIVDDYPENLISMRALLQRQDWHVLTAASGFEALNILLSHDVDLVLLDVQMPGMDGFEVARLMRGSQRTRLTPIIFLTANEQSQDAVIKGYASGAVDYLFKPFDPQILKPKVQALLEHQRNRRALQRLSHDLEVARAFNASVLDNAAEGILVVGEDGLIRFANPAISRLLNAPVKELEGKEFLDFLQKPHIPLWADSEFYASYKRGETLRLHDALLRTAPGQQVPVALSCAALPSEQHAMVVTVLDMSVVRHLHQQLEFQAVTDPLTGLLNRRGFYQTVENLLLRGERSDSSWVLLYLDLDGFKRVNDSLGHDAGDRVLRWVSEQLKACLRPFDILARMGGDEFTALLDLEFPEQAAKIAEKLIERVSICQQIEGLDIALGASIGIATYPDCGSNLDGLLRASDIAMYEAKRAGRQQYRFYDHEMNGRARSRLMLEESVRAAIENRDFNLVYQPQVAIDSGQIRGFEALLRWQHPSVGDVPPGLFLPLLEEARLISRLGSWIYHRGAGQRKAWETLFAEDLVLGVSLSNTQFSLPNLVTELRQVMERHALQPRQLEVEVTEEALMQNPDETRKQLRLLRNLGVRVALDDFGSGPCSLAHLRDLELDTLKLDRHLIARLPDSKRDASLVSTVISLCKQYGLLVIAEGVETIEQYQWLQAHGCEYVQGFLVARPLIAEDAVSFAEPFDWSALPG
- a CDS encoding GNAT family N-acetyltransferase — its product is MTIEWVCKHHSDLGKEQLYALLKLRSDVFVVEQKCAYPDLDGQDLEGDTYHLMGWEDDQLMAYLRLLDPESQGGDVVIGRVITAPQGRGKGLGHEMMEQALKQAEKHWPQVPIYLSAQAHLQGYYGKYGFVVAGEEYLEDDIPHIGMRRA